The following are from one region of the Candidatus Obscuribacterales bacterium genome:
- a CDS encoding TetR/AcrR family transcriptional regulator has product MVRPRADNYDERRQSILDGAAEMFAQHGYDGTSIATIARHLGVSKALLYHYYQSKEALLFDILNLHCELLADTAVSAVKTETVPEKQLQAVVRALMRLYATSRDKHVVLLNNLHCLSLPQQKQIKDLEKKVVQVIKDLLAKLQPQLKPTERSAMAMYLMGAINWTYTWFQSRGAVSEKEFADLATSLFLNGINNSSA; this is encoded by the coding sequence ATGGTTAGACCTCGCGCTGACAATTATGATGAGCGGCGGCAATCCATTCTCGATGGCGCAGCAGAAATGTTCGCCCAGCATGGTTATGACGGCACTTCCATTGCCACCATCGCTCGCCACTTAGGTGTGTCAAAGGCGCTTCTTTATCACTACTACCAGTCAAAAGAGGCTTTGCTTTTCGACATTCTCAACTTGCATTGCGAATTGCTAGCCGACACAGCGGTTAGTGCTGTAAAAACAGAGACGGTCCCCGAGAAACAATTGCAGGCAGTCGTTCGAGCATTGATGCGTCTGTATGCAACATCTAGAGATAAACACGTCGTGCTCTTGAATAACTTGCATTGCCTATCATTGCCGCAACAAAAGCAAATTAAAGACCTAGAGAAGAAAGTAGTACAGGTAATCAAAGACCTGCTTGCCAAATTGCAGCCACAATTGAAGCCTACTGAAAGATCAGCAATGGCCATGTATCTGATGGGAGCAATCAACTGGACCTATACTTGGTTTCAGTCCCGTGGCGCCGTATCGGAAAAAGAATTTGCTGATCTGGCTACGTCATTGTTTCTCAATGGTATAAACAATTCATCGGCATAG
- a CDS encoding TrbI/VirB10 family protein, which translates to MEEAFETRDRQRPLKVYVTPTERQGWQPVTRSLCAWGLVLSLSTGASQSVWSADTPTEGCGSPVLHGTVIQTECNRPQSPSVNKADVCVVTPGTVLELVLSTEIAADETVEGDQFFGKISKDVLVDGRLVIPKGTVAHGVLSTLEGPKRAGRNGYINARFDYLITPDGREVPIEGNSTTRDSKGTAAAKVVGRAAGYTAIGGVVGTVMVLQYGGLAAAVASHGYDLAGGAAIGGAAGLTIAMLTKGKSVMLQPGAEMHVILSEPLQLPTMNMPDETAEDYSIPGLKVKVAGMRIDRRPCGGVGEITLTLDILNQSENTFSAFDIGLEDERGNVFFPSPIGDTSMWSSKIKPRGHLKNNITFSVDNVKSRHKLVFFKPYSREPLAEFALTDAMLASGKVSSKVH; encoded by the coding sequence ATGGAAGAAGCCTTTGAAACCCGTGACCGGCAGCGACCGTTGAAGGTGTACGTCACCCCAACGGAGCGCCAGGGATGGCAGCCCGTCACCCGCTCCCTGTGCGCCTGGGGCCTGGTGCTAAGCCTGAGCACCGGCGCCTCGCAGTCCGTTTGGTCAGCCGACACCCCGACCGAAGGCTGCGGGTCCCCGGTGCTGCACGGCACCGTTATCCAGACCGAATGCAACCGTCCGCAAAGCCCGAGCGTCAACAAGGCGGATGTGTGTGTGGTGACCCCGGGCACGGTGTTGGAACTGGTTCTTTCCACCGAGATTGCCGCCGACGAGACCGTGGAAGGCGATCAGTTCTTCGGCAAAATCAGCAAGGACGTGCTGGTGGATGGCCGGTTGGTGATACCCAAGGGCACAGTGGCGCACGGGGTGCTGAGCACTCTTGAAGGGCCGAAGCGAGCCGGACGCAATGGCTACATCAACGCGCGCTTTGATTATTTAATAACGCCTGACGGGCGTGAAGTCCCGATTGAGGGCAACAGCACCACTCGGGACTCCAAAGGCACGGCCGCAGCCAAAGTTGTCGGACGCGCGGCGGGCTATACCGCCATTGGTGGCGTGGTAGGCACAGTGATGGTGCTGCAATATGGTGGTCTGGCGGCGGCGGTGGCCAGCCACGGGTACGACCTGGCGGGTGGAGCGGCCATTGGTGGTGCTGCCGGGCTGACAATCGCCATGCTGACCAAGGGTAAAAGCGTCATGCTCCAGCCCGGCGCTGAAATGCACGTCATACTCAGCGAGCCGCTGCAACTGCCCACCATGAACATGCCCGATGAGACGGCGGAAGATTACAGCATCCCTGGTCTGAAGGTGAAGGTGGCGGGTATGCGCATTGACCGGCGCCCGTGCGGCGGAGTGGGCGAAATTACGCTGACGCTGGACATTTTGAATCAAAGCGAAAATACGTTCTCCGCATTTGATATCGGACTGGAGGACGAGCGGGGCAACGTGTTCTTCCCCTCTCCCATTGGCGATACGAGCATGTGGTCCAGCAAAATCAAGCCCAGAGGTCACCTCAAAAACAACATCACCTTCAGCGTGGACAACGTCAAAAGCCGCCACAAGCTGGTGTTTTTCAAGCCGTATTCCCGTGAACCGCTGGCAGAATTCGCCCTGACCGATGCCATGCTGGCAAGCGGCAAAGTCAGCTCCAAAGTCCACTGA
- a CDS encoding efflux RND transporter periplasmic adaptor subunit, with amino-acid sequence MPDSKEASHTTVKDLALNDEEASHTTYQVSKPLVKDLTMNDEYVCQIRAIQHIEIRSLEKGYLQNVLVDEGEAVRQGQLLFQIKPSVYKADVQKSEAEVELSKIELKNNQALVEKDIISDTEAAMSAAKLAKVQAELELAKTHLGFTEIRAPFDGLIGRFGDIRVGSLLEENQLLTTLSDTHRLWVYFNVPEAKYLDYMKNSGKGVSQNVQLELANKEIYSETGTIENIQSDFSSTSGNIAFRASFSNPQGLLRYGQTGKILWPKKINQAVIVPQKSTFEILDKRFIFVVDKAGVIHEREIKVAHEAPNIYIVASGITPDEMYLLERQNKLDKGDKIRYQLIDPQRAIEDLKLYAE; translated from the coding sequence GTGCCTGACAGCAAAGAAGCATCGCATACAACTGTCAAAGACCTTGCGCTGAATGATGAAGAAGCATCGCATACGACTTACCAGGTCAGTAAACCCCTTGTCAAAGACCTAACGATGAATGATGAATATGTCTGTCAGATTAGAGCCATACAGCATATTGAAATTCGTTCATTAGAGAAGGGATACCTGCAAAATGTCCTGGTAGACGAAGGAGAAGCTGTTCGTCAGGGACAATTGCTTTTTCAAATAAAGCCTAGTGTCTACAAAGCCGATGTTCAAAAATCAGAAGCAGAGGTTGAACTTTCCAAAATTGAGCTGAAGAATAACCAGGCACTTGTTGAAAAAGATATTATTTCTGACACTGAAGCCGCCATGTCTGCCGCCAAGCTGGCTAAGGTTCAAGCAGAACTAGAGCTAGCCAAAACGCATTTAGGCTTTACTGAAATTCGAGCCCCGTTTGACGGGCTGATAGGCCGCTTCGGTGATATCAGGGTGGGCAGCCTGCTGGAAGAAAACCAACTGCTGACGACCTTAAGCGATACCCATCGACTTTGGGTGTACTTCAATGTGCCCGAAGCTAAGTACCTGGACTACATGAAAAACAGCGGGAAGGGTGTTTCTCAGAACGTTCAATTGGAACTCGCCAACAAGGAAATTTATTCTGAAACTGGAACGATAGAAAACATTCAGTCGGACTTTAGTAGCACCTCAGGCAATATTGCCTTTCGAGCGAGCTTTAGTAACCCACAGGGACTGCTGCGTTACGGACAAACAGGCAAAATACTATGGCCCAAGAAGATCAATCAGGCGGTCATTGTGCCCCAAAAATCCACGTTTGAAATTTTAGATAAGCGCTTTATTTTTGTTGTCGATAAAGCAGGGGTGATTCACGAACGTGAGATTAAAGTGGCCCATGAGGCACCCAACATTTACATTGTCGCCTCTGGAATAACCCCTGATGAGATGTACCTGCTTGAGCGGCAGAACAAGCTGGATAAAGGCGACAAAATCCGTTACCAGCTGATTGATCCCCAACGTGCTATTGAGGACTTAAAACTGTATGCAGAGTAG